The DNA segment GCGAAGTCGTTGCGGCACCGGGCGGGTTTCCGCGCCGGTGAGTGCTCCGCGCAGGAGGGCGGAAGGCAGATCGACGACGCACGTGGTCATGACCTCGACCGCGGCACCGTCGCGCCGGTTCCACACGGTCTCGGAAAGGCCGACCAGCAGTGAGACCAGTCTGGCGTCGATGCCGATGAGCTCATCGGCGAGTTCGGCCGGCAGCCGGGGACCCAGCAGCCGGTCCCTTTCGACGGTGAGCAGCATCCGCGCCGCAGCGCTCCTGCGCTCGGCGAACTCGGCCGGTGCCAGCGCCGCGGCGACCACCGCGGCGCTGGGGTCTTCGGCTCCCGTCTTCGCGCGATCGGCCAGTTCGCGTTGGAGGTCGAGGAAGTCGTTGGCGGCGCGGAGCCAGGTGCGGGCCAGAACGGCGCCAAGCGAACCGAACGCGTGATAGATCGTCCCGTTCGGCACACCGGCCGCCGAGGCCAGCTCCCTGACGGTCACGCGATCCGCGCCGACATCAGCCACGAGCCGCTCCGTGGTGTCGAGCAGGCAGGACAGATCGTGAACGCGGGGCCGGGGCACGAACCGTACAGTAACAGAGCGGCTGCTCCATTACTGTGCGCGGGGCAGTGGATCACCGTTCCGCCCGGCTGTGAGAATGAGCGCGCTACGAATGTGCCGGACAAGGGGGTAATCGACGTGGTGGAGATCCGCACGTACACCGAAGCCGACCGCCAGCGCATGCGAGCCCTGTTCGCCCGCGCCGGCGAGGGCTCGCCGACCGAGTCGTTGTGGGGGCACGTCGAGTCGGAAGCCGCGATCTACCTCCATCCCTACCTCGATCTTGAGCCGGATTCGGTGTTGCTCGCGGTCGGCGACGACGGCGAGCTGACCGGTTATCTCACCGGATGTCTCGACACGGCCCGGTTTCCCAGCGAATCGAAGCGCATGGAACGGGCCATCAAGGAATACCGCCTCGTGTTCAAGCGGTCGACGGCGAAGTTCTTCGCGACGGCGGCTTTCGACGGCATCACGGGCCTGGTCCGGCGACAGCCTGGCGCCGGCGAACTGTCCGACCCGAGGTGGCCCGCGCACCTGCACATCAACGTCCAGCCGGACGCGCGGGGGACGGGCGCTGCCGACGGGCTGATGAACACGTGGCTACAGAAACTGCGGGAGACCGGTTCGGCGGGCTGTCATTTGCAGACGCTGTGTGAGAACACGAGGGCCGTGCGGTTCTTCGAGCGCATGGGCTTCGTCAAGCACGGACCGACGCCACTCGTGCCGGGCATCCGGTATCGGGGAAGGCGGCTCCATCAGCAGACGATGGTCTGGAATCCCTGAGCCGTTCCCTCACCGTCCATGATGGACAGTGAGGGAACCTCCGCCGCCGTGCGCGTTCCACGGCGGCGCTCCGGGTCAGCGCGGTGGCTGACCATGGGGCGGGTACTGACCTTGTTGACCCTGCTGGATCTGTTGACCATATGGGCCGGGCTGGGCGTAGGGTCCCGGCTGGGCGTAAGGACCGGGATGGCCGTACTGGCCCGGCTGGGGATAGCCCTGCTGGCCGGGTCCGCCCTGTGGCATCGGCTGCTGGACGCCGGGAGGCGGGCCGAAACCCTGTGGCGCGGGGTTCGGTGACCACGCCGCTCCGCCGGGGCCACCCTGCGGGGCACCCATGGGCTGCGGCTGCTGCTGACCGAAGGGTGGCGGCGCGGCAGCGGCGTACTCCCGCGCGGCGAGTTGCTCGGCGCTCACCTTCTTCTTGCGGAAGTTGAAGAACGTCCACACGCCGGAGCCGACGGCGAGCGCGGAACCACCCGCGACCATCCACCATCCCGTCGAGGTGTTGTCGCTCTGCTGCTCCTCCATGGAGCGTTCGGCCCTCGTGGTGCCGTTCTTGGTCTCCTCGCAGATGTCTCCCGCCGACATCTCCTGGCTGCCGCACATGACGCGGTCGTCGTTCAGCATCACGATTCCGCCGATGAGCAGGCCGATTCCGACGAGTATCCCGATAATCGACTGTAGGCGCTCCTTCATCAATTTGGCATTGACGGCACGCGCGGTGCGCGTATGCGCCTGTGAAACGTTCACGAATGTCCCTCCAGTGTGTTCAGACGGGACACCTTAACCGCCGCCCCCACGCGGTGGTGCCGGTCTTCCGGAATCGGGCGGATCGCTTGCGTCACAACGATCACGCACCGCACCGAAGGTGCCGCCCTACCGGCACACGGTAATCGGCACTCGGTGTGCTCTCGCGCCGGGGTTGAGCAGTCCGATTTCGTCATCGCCTCACGAACAACAGCCCACACAAAAGGGATGAAACGCGCGCGTTGTCGGCATTGGACTGCCGAGTTCGCTACCGCGCGCCGAGCAATGCCCGTAGCCCCGCGACGATGTCCGGCCCGCCCGGCGTGGCCTCGGGCCGGACGAGCGCCTGCACCGTGTACCCCATGACGAGCGCGTGCACGGCGGCTCCCGCGGTGTGCTTCTGCTCTTCGGTCACGTCCTCGCGGGGCACGTCGAGCAGGATCGAGGCGAACGAGGTCCACGCGTCGTCGAACCCTGCTGCCATCGAGTCGTGCATGTGCTCGTCGAATTCGGACTGTGCGATGGCCTGGATGTTGGCGACGAGCAGATCGCGGTCGCCCGGGATGGCGGCGAGAAGCTGGCCGAGTACCGCCTCCAGCCGCCCCGCCGGGTCCTCCGGCTCCGCGGCCCGCGCCGCCGATTCCACCTTGTCGCCCCATTCGCTGGTCGCCTCGATGAGGGCGGTGCTCATCAGGTTGTCCTTCGACCCGAAGTGATAGCCGATCGAGGCGAGATGGGCACCGGAGGCCGCGGCGATGTCCCGGGCGGTGGTATTGCCGTAGCCCTTCTCGACGAGGCAGCGTTTGGCACCGGCCAGCAGATCGTCACGTTGGCTCATGGTGCCAGCCTAACGCCTTGACGTACGTACGTTTGACGGGTGATTTGTACGTACGTACGATCTAGTCATGGATTCCACGCCACCCTCGCGCGCCTCGGCCAGACAGTGGTCGGCGCTCGCGGTGCTGCTGCTGCCCGCTCTGCTGACCTCCATGGACATTTCGGTGCTTTTCGTCGCCGCTCCGGCGATCACCGAGGCATTGGAGCCCAGCGCCACGCAATGGCTGTGGATGATGGACAGCTACGGCTTCGTCATGGCGGGCTTGCTGATCACGATGGGCAGCCTCGGCGACCGCGTCGGCCGAAGGAAGGTCCTGCTCGTCGGATCAGTGCTGTTCGGGGCCGCGTCCGCGCTGGTCGCGTTCGCCTCCAGCGCGGAACTGCTCATCGCGGGAAGGGTTCTGCTCGGCATCGGTGCCGCGACACTCGCGCCATCGACCCTTTCGCTCGTTCGCGACCTGTTCCCCGACGAACGACAACGGCGCGTCGCGGTGGGCGCGTGGACGACGGCCTTCACCGGAGGTGCCGTCGCGGGCCCGATCGTCGGTGGCATTCTGCTGGAGAACTTCTGGTGGGGTTCGGTTTTCCTCATCAACATTCCGGTGATGCTGATGTTGCTGCTCGTGGTTCCCTTCCTGGTACCGGAGTCGGCACGCTCGTCCCACGCGGGGTTCGACCTCGCGGGCGCGGCGACATCGCTCGTGGCGATTCTCGCGCTCGTCTTCGCGGTGAAGAACCTGACGGAGCACGGACTCGATGCCACGACCGTCGCGGTGGGCGTGCTCGGCGTGCTGTTCCTCGTCGTGTTCCTGCGCGGGCAGCGATCGGCGACGGCACCGCTGATCGACGTGTCGCTCTTCCGCGACGCCGCCTTCACCGCCGCGGTCGGCTCCGGCCTTGTCGTCTCCTTCGCGGCCGCCGGGCTGGGCCTGCTCGCCTTCACCTTCCTGCAGACCGTCCACGACCTCGGCCCGCTCGCCGCGGCCCTGCACGCGTTGCCCACCTTCGCCGGCACCTTCGCCGGCGCGGTCCTCGGCGCGGGCCTCGCCGGGAAAGTCCGCCCCGGAGTGCTGTTGTGCACGGGGTTACTGATCGGCGCGGCGGGTTTCTGTGTCGTCGGTTCGCTCAGCCCCACCACGCCGGTCGTGGTGTTCATCGCCGGCTACACCGTGCTCACCCTCGGGGTCGGCATCGTCGGCACACTGGCCAACTCGCTCGTGCTGGGGACCGCCCCCGCGCACAGGGCGGGCGCCGCGGCCGGGATCTCGGAGACCAGCAACGAACTCGGCGCCGCACTGGGGATCGCGGCACTGGGCACCGTGTCGGCCACCGTCTACAAGAACGGTGTCGGCCAGGAACTGTCGTTCCTGCCGCCGGAGGCCACCGAGACCGTCACGGCCACCGTTCAGGCCGCCGACGTGCTCGCCGAGCCGGAAGCGGCCGACGTTCGCTCGCTCGCGTTCGACGCCTTCACGAGCGGAGTGAACGTCGCGGCGTTCTCGGCGGCGGGAGTACTGGCTGTCGTCGCCGTGCTGGCCGCGCTGGCGCTGCGCCGCACGAAAGTGCCTGCCGGTCACAGCCGGTAGACGCGCCGGGCGGTCTCAGCGAATACCGCACGCCTGGTTTCCTCGGGATAGCGCGACAGCGATCGTTCCCACGCCGCGACGAGCGGCGGCAGCGAGGTCCAGATCTTCTCGACGGGAAAGTTGGTGCCCCACAGGCAACGGCCCGCACCGAAGAGGCGAAGGCACGTGTCGGTCACGAGATCGATCAGGTCCGGATCGACCCTGTGCACGAAGGTTCCCTGCCCGGTGAGCTTGACGACGACGTTGGGTACCTCGGCCAGCAAGGAGAGCCCGCTTTCCCACTCGGCGACCGTGGCCTCGCCGGTACCGGTCGGCATCCCGGCGTGCACGAGCACGAAGGTCGTGCCGGGGAACCTGGCCGCGAACCGGGCCGCTGCCCGCATTTGCGGAGCGAAGACCTGGAGTTCGAACACCCAGTCCCACTCGGAGAGCAGCCCGATGTTGCGCAGGAATACCGGATCGGCCATGCGGTCGGGACCGGAGGCGAACCGGAACTCCGGCCGGTCGTGCCAGTGCAACTGCAACCGGGTTCCTCTCATGAGCGGAGTCGTCGCGGCCTGCCTGCGCAGAACCTCACCCGCTTCGGCGTCGAAAAGGTCGGCCGAGCCGACGACCGCCGAAGGCCAGCCCCATTCGGCGTGCACGTCGCGCAGCCACTCCACTTCCTCGACCGACCGCGCCGGCGGCCAGTTGGCCTGGACGTACACCGACCGGCCGATCCCGCACGCGCCTGCCTCCGCGATGTACTCACCCGCGAGATAGTCGCGCCGGATCGGTTCGTAGGGCCCGAAGATACGCGGGACCATCGGACCGGAAAGCCACGGCAGATCGGCTTTGCGCCACAGGTGGTGGTGGGCGTCGATCTTCTCGAATCCGCCTTGTGGTTCTTCCGCTGTCATCGGTACCTCCCCGGGTGAGCCGGCCGCCAATCCCGGAGCGCCTCGCGCCGGGGGCGCGCGCGGACACCGGGAAGATGGCGCAGTTCGGCGAGCGCCGTCGGCAGGTCGCCTACGCCGCCGAGGTGGTCGAGCCAGGGAAGCACCCCCGCGATCCCGCGCGTGACGGGCCGGTATCCGGGCGAACAAGCCAGCGGCGACCACCACAGCAGCCGGTGCCCGAGGAGCGACAACCGCCGCGCCCGGCGCAGCATCAGGTCACAGTCACCGCGTTCGAGCCCGTCGGACACGACGATCACCACCGCGCCCCTCGCCAGTGAGAGAAACCGGGGATTGGCGACGAACTCGTCGAGCGCGCCGCCGATCGCGGTGCCACCGTCGACATCGGACACCGCGTGCGCGACCGCCGCCAGCGAACGGCCGGTGTCGGGGTGGGCGAGTGCCGTGGTGACCCTCGTCAGCCGTGTGCCGAAGGTGAACACCTCGGCCCTGCCTTCGGCGCGGACCGCGGTGTGCGCGAGCCGCAGCAGATCGGGGGTGTGCTGTTTGACCGAACCGGACACGTCCACCAGCAACAGCACCGGCCGGTTGCGCGGCGGCCTCACTTCGCGGCGCAGGTACACGATCTCACCACCGGTGCGGCGGGCCAGCCGCGCGGTGGCCCGCAACGCGAGTGTGCCGCGCGAGCGGGAGAGGCGACGCCGCCGGGATCGTGTCGTGGGAAGGGCACGCGGCCATTCCGCTTCGAGCGCGCGAAGCAGCCTCGCCCGATCGCCGGTGGCACCGAACGCGCGCGTGCGCGTGACCGTGTCCGCTCCGGCGCGCGCTCCGCCGCCGAGTACGGCCTCGTCCACGGGCGGTTCACCGGTGTCCTGGCCTCGTGGAGCGGGAACCCCCGTACTTCCGTGCCCGGCAGGGTCGGCGGGTTCTTCCCTGAGCATCCAGGAGCCGAAAACCGCGTCGAAAGCCGGTATCAGGCCGACGTCGTCGACGAGGGTCAGCCGTGCTCGCCAGTACAGGGCCACCGCGTCACGGGGAGCCGAGACGGCGAGCGCGCGGAAGAAGTCCTCCGTCCGCGCCGGGGAGACGGCAAGCCCCTCCGCGCGCAGCGCGCCGAGGAAACCCCACAGCAGCTCGCGCACCCCGTCCCGGGCAGGGTCACGCATCGCCGAACAACTCCGTTGCCTTGGCGGCGAGCAGCCTGGTGTCCTCCTCGTCCTTGACGAGCAGGCCGAGCGCCGCGCGCATGGCCGGTGGCCACGCGGCGCCGTCCGCGACGAGTGCCGCCCCGCCCCTCGCCCATTCCACCGTCTCCGCGATCCCTGGGCGCTTGAGCAACGGCAGGTTCCGCACCGAGGTGACAGCGCGGACGAGCCGGTCGGCCGCCTCGGCATCCAGGCCCGGCACGTGCGCCGCCAGTATCGATCTTTCCCTTTCCTGCCCGGGAAAGTCGATCCAGTGGTAGAGGCAGCGGCGTTTCAGCGCACCGTGTAGTTCCCTGGTGCGGTTGGAGGAGAGCACGACGAACGGCTTCCGCCGCGCGGTGAGCGTGCCCAGCTCCGGGATCGTGATCTGGAAGTCTCCGAGGAATTCGAGCAGGAACGCCTCGAACTCGCTGTCGGCGCGGTCGATCTCGTCGATCAGCAACACCGTGCCTTGGTCGGAGGTCACCGCCCGCAGCAACGGCCTTGCCAGCAGGAACCGCTCCGAGTAGAGGTCGTCGGCGGTGCCCTCGGCCGTTCCGGCCTCGGCCTCGCGGATGCGCAGCAACTGCCGTGGGTGGTCCCATTCGTAGAGCGCCTGCGCGGAATCGAGTCCTTCGAAGCATTGCAGCCTGATCAGCGGCCTGCCGAGCACCGGGGCCATGACGCTGGCCAGTTCGGTCTTCCCGACGCCCGGTTCGCCCTCCAGCAGCAACGGCTTGCCGAGCCGCAGCGCGAGGTGGACGGCCGTCAGCAGTCCTTCGTCGGCGAAGTAGCCCTGTTCCGACAGCAGTCCGGCCAGGCGATGCTCGTCGAGCGATTCGGGTGCCGTCACAACTGCTCGTACTCGGTGGTGAGCAGGTGAACGCGCCGCGAGGTGTGCGCGGCGGCGTCGGCCGCTGCCGCCTTGCCGTGCTCGGAGCCGAACGCGGCGGCCCTGGCGGGCTCGTCGTCGAAGTAGAGCGCGTTGACCGAGTCGAACGCGGCGTCCTCGCCCTCGCTGACACTCACCGTGTACTTGCGGAGGCCGGGCAGTTTCCTGGCGAATTCGACGTGCTCCTCGACGACCCACCGCGCGAAGTCCTCCTTGGACAGTCCGTCCGCGCGCTTGAGCAACGACATGACCTTCAGCATGGCGGTCCTACCTTTCGTCCGGTTCGCTTCGGTTTCGAAGTGCGTCGATACCGCGCAGCACGCGCTCCGGCGTGAAGGGCATCGAGGTGAGGCGAACGCCGCAGGCGTCGAAAATGGCGTTGGCGATCGCGGGAATCGGGGCATTGGCCGTCATCTCGCCGATCCCCTTCGCTCCGAACGGCCCGTTGTCCGAAGGCCGTTCGAGGAACACGCTGTGCTGTACCGGAATGTCGGCCGCGCCGGGCATAAGGTATTCGGCGAAGTCGCGAGGACCATGCGCGCGCGAGGGGTAGTAGGGTTCCGTCGTCTCGAACAGCGCGTGCGAGATCCCCATCCACGCGCCTCCCTCCACCTGCTGCGTGGCGAGCGCCGGGTTGAGCGCGCGGCCGACCTCGTAGGTGTTGTACATCTCCAGTACCTCGACGACACCGGTCTCGTCGTCGACCCCGACGACGGCGACGGTGCACGCGTGTGCCTGGCACGAATCGGGATCCATCTCGCCCGTTTCCGGAACGGGTTCGCTCTTCTCCTTGAGATAGATTCCTCGCCCCGAGAGGGTGCGGCCGTGCGTGAAGTGCGCGGCCATGGCCAGATCGGTGATGTGGATGCGTTTCTCGGCAGCGCCCTTCACCGCGATGTAGCCGGTTCCGTCCGTGTCGAGGTCCGCGGCGTCGACCTCCAGTTCCTCTGCGGCCACGGCGAGCATCGCCTCCCTCGCCTCGGTGGCCGCCATGATCACCGCGTTGCCGACCCGGTGGGTCCCCCTGCTCGCGAAGGTGCCCATGCAATGCGGTCCCGTGTCCGTGTCGGCCGTGTCGACGAGGATGTTCTCGAACGGCAGCCCCAGTGTCTCCGCCGCGCACTGGGCGACGACGGTCTTGAGGCCCTGTCCGAGGTCCACGGAGGACAGTGAGAGTACGAAGGTTCCGGTCGTGGTGGAGTGAATGAGGGCCTGCGAGGGATCGCCGCCGAGGTTCATGCCCGTCGGGTAGTTGACAGCGGCGTAGCCGCGCCCGGTGAGGATCGCCATCGCTAAGCCCCTTCCCGCCGCCGTGCCGACGACATGCGCAGGTACTCCTCCGGCAACGGGTGCTCGACGAGTTCAGCGGCCCTCTGAATCACCTCGACGAGCGCGGTGCCCTCGGCGATCTTGCGGTGTGCCTTGAGATCGCCGTCGCGGTAGGCGTTGCGCAGCCGCAGGGCGAGCGGATCCATGCCGAGCCGCCTCGCGACCGTGTCCATGTGGGACTCCAGCGCGAAGTCGGCGATCGTGACGCCGAAGCCGCGCATGGCGCTGGAGGGCGTGCGATTGGTGAACACGCAGTGACAATCGATCCAGACGTGCGGAATGGTGTAGGGCCCCGGAAGGTGGGCGGCGGCTTTCGTCGTTCCGTAGGGAGAATGCCGGGAGTAGGCACCGGAGTCGACGAAGAGCGTGACCTTGCGGCCGATGATGTCGCCGTTGTCGAGTACGGCGTCGGTGATGTAGATGCGCTCGGCGGCGCGCGGTGAGGAAACCCGCATCTCCTCGTGTCGCGTGTAGACGAACCGCACCGGCCTCGCCGTCAGCATCGCCGCGACACACGCGACCGGCTCGACCACGACGTCCACCTTGCCGCCGAACCCGCCCCCGACGGTCCCGCCGACGAGGCGAAGAGTGTTGAACGGCGCCTTGAGGATGAGCGCGGTGTTGTCGAGGGTGAAGAAACAGGCTTGCGTGTCGGAGTGGATGCGCAGCCTGCCATCCGGTTGCGGCACGACGATACAGCCGGTGGTTTCCACGGGTGCCTGTTCGATGGGCGCGGAATCGTAGCGGGAGGCAATGACGTGGTCGGCGCGGGCGAACGCGGTGCCGGTGTCACCGAGACGCACGCGTCGACAGTGATGTCCCTCGTACTCGAAGTAGTTGTGCCCGTGGTACTCGTTGACAAGCGGCGCGCCGTCGGCGAGCGCTTCCTCGACGTCGAAGACGGCCGGAAGGTCCTCGTAGCCGACGACGATCGCGGCGGCACCGGCGCGGGCCGCGGCTTCGGTCTCGGCGACGACGGCGCAGATCGGCTCGCCGAGATACCGGACGACGTCCTCGGCCAGCACCGGTTCGTCGTCCGGTTCGACGCCGATGAGCTTCAGCGGCGTGTAGAGGTTGTTGGGGATGTCGGCGTGGGTCAGAACGCGGACCACGCCGGGCACCGCGTAGGCGCCGGTCACGTCGACGCTTGCCAGCCTCGCGTGGTGACGGGCGGAACGGTGCATCGTCAGGTGCAGCAGGCCGGGCGGCAGGTGGTCTTCGAAGAACTCGGTGCGCCCGGTGACGTGCCCGAGCGCGTCGGAGCGCTGGACGGGCGAGCCGACGACGTGGAGATCGTCGCGGCGCCGGTCGGCGAAGAAACCGGTGTCGACGGGCGTCGTGCGGGTCATGGTGTCCCTCCGGCCGCGCGCAGCCGTGCCGCCGTCATGATCGCCTCGACGATGGGCTGGTAGCCGGTGCACCGGCAGACGTTGCCGCACATCGCCTCCATGACGTCGGCTCTTCCGGGTTCGGGCTCGGCCGACAGCAGCGCCTCGGCCGCCATGATCATCCCTGGCGTGCAGAACCCGCACTGGGTGGCGAAGCCGTCGAGGAACGCCTGCTGTATCTCGTCGAGATCGTTGCCCTTGGCGACGCCCTCCAGCGTCTCGACGGTGCTCGCGTCGATGGTTTCCACGGCCAGCAGGCAGGACAGCACCGCTTTTCCGTCGACGAGTACCGTGCAGCTTCCGCAACTGCCCTGCCCACAGCCGCGTTTCGCCGAGGTCAGGCCGAGTTTCTCGCGTAGCGCGGTCAGCAGCGAACCGCAGGGCGGGGTGAGGAATTCGCGCTGACGTCCGTTGACGACGAGCGTGACGACCCGGGCTGGCGGGGGAGGGGGCACGGTGGATTCCCTTCCAGGAAAGGGGAACGAGGGGGTTTCAGCCGAGCAGTGTTCTGCGCAGGTGCACGGGAAGTACCCTGCGCCGGTACCAGGCACTGGCGTAGGCGTCGTCGGCCGGTGCGATGTCTGCCCGCGCGGCCCGGCCCGCGGCTTCGACCGTGGCCGGGGTGAGCGGTCGGCCTGCCAGCGCCGCTTCCGCCGAGGTTGCGCGCACGGGGGAGGGGGCGACTCCGCCGAGTGCGATCCTCGGGTCGGCGATGACCCCGGCTCGCCGGCCGATCACGGCGGCGACGGTGACGATCGAGGCGGAGTTGAGCTTGCGGCGCATGGCTTTGTGATAGCGCCAGGTGTCTGGATCGGGGAGGTCGAAGCGCACCGACGTCACGATGGCTCCGGCTCCGGTTCTGGCGAGGCCGGTGACGGTGGTGTCGTAGGTGCCCGACCGCCCCGCGACGGTCACGGTCGCGCCGAGAGCGAGCAGGCAGACCGCGAGATCGCCGTAAGGGCCGTCCGCGAACAGATTGCCGCCCACGGTGGCGGTGTTGCGCAGTGTCGGTGACCCGATGCCGCGCACGGCGGGGTGGAGAAACTCGAGGCGGGGCTCGCCGAGGAGGTCGCCGAGCGGCGTGGCGGCGCCGACGCGGACGCCGCCCTCGGTGGTGGTGATGCCGGAGAGGCCGAGCCGGTGCAGGCTGATCAGTTCGGCCGAGGGGGCCTCGCCCGCGTTCACCGCTGCCATGACGAGCGTTCCACCGCCGAGCACGGAGCCGCCTTGATGGAGCAGATCCGTCGCCGCCGAGATCGATTCGGGCGCGTGCACCGCCGTGACCAGCATGCTCTTACCTCTTCTCGCGACAGCGTCATCGGTTCGCCGGGAGTGGTGGAGCGGTTCGAGCGGGTAACTATCGATAATTGATAATCGCTAAAGCTAGGCCGGGTCGGCGGCACGGTCAAGGGCGTGGCGTCATCGAGAATCGATAACCCGGCGTTGTTATCGTTGCCCGATGACCGGCAACGCCGAACAACCGCTGGCCCGCCTCACGCTCGCGCAGCAGATCAGGGACGCACTCGTCAGCAGGATCGTCTCCGGTGAGATCAAGCCGGGACAGCGGCTGGTGGAGACCCAACTCGCGGCGACGTACGGCACGAGTCAGGCCCCGGTGCGCGAGGCGTTGCGCGAGCTGGAGTCCATGCGGATGGTGGAAACCCGGCCGCGGCGCGGTACGTTCGTCAGGCACTTCGTCCAGCAGACGCTCAAGGAGAGCTACGTCGTCAGGGCCGCGCTCGAAGAGACGGCGACCCGGCTGGCGATGCTCGGCGGCCGGTTGCCGCTGGCCGAACTGCGCGCCGAGGTCAAGGCGATGCGCGCGGCGGCGAAAGCGGACGACGCGGAGGCGGCCTGCTGGGCGAGTGTCGCCTTCCACCGGCACATCGTCCGCGCCGCGCACAACGAACTGCTCGCGTTGTCGTGGGAGGCGCTGCAAATCGAGGCCCGCACGGCGGTGACGATGGTCGCGGCCGATGTGAGCCCGCGCCAGGTCGCTCGCGACCACGCCGAACTGCTCGCCTCGCTCGAAGCGGGCGATCTCGAACAGGCGTGCAGGCATGCGAGGGACCACCAGTGGCACTACGCGGATCTCCCGCACGACGCGCACGGAAAGGCGCGTGGCAGCGCGGGCTGAACGCCGCTCGTCCTGCGGCGTGTCCCGTCGTGGATTACCGTCGCTTCGGCGCGGGGCGGCGGGTGCCGTCCGAACGCGACACCACGTCGCGGGCGAGCATGATCGGGTGTGGCTGATGAGAGTTCTGGTGGCGGGATCCTCCGGCTTCGTCGGCCGCAGGCTCTGTCCCGCGCTTGAGGAGCACGGGCACACCGTGCTCGCGATGACGAGGCAGCCGGAGCATTACGCCGGTGCGGGCACCGCTGTCTATGGCGACGTGCACGACGAGGACTCGCTGCGCTCCGCGCTTGCCGGTGT comes from the Prauserella marina genome and includes:
- a CDS encoding AAA family ATPase; this encodes MTAPESLDEHRLAGLLSEQGYFADEGLLTAVHLALRLGKPLLLEGEPGVGKTELASVMAPVLGRPLIRLQCFEGLDSAQALYEWDHPRQLLRIREAEAGTAEGTADDLYSERFLLARPLLRAVTSDQGTVLLIDEIDRADSEFEAFLLEFLGDFQITIPELGTLTARRKPFVVLSSNRTRELHGALKRRCLYHWIDFPGQERERSILAAHVPGLDAEAADRLVRAVTSVRNLPLLKRPGIAETVEWARGGAALVADGAAWPPAMRAALGLLVKDEEDTRLLAAKATELFGDA
- a CDS encoding vWA domain-containing protein, with protein sequence MRDPARDGVRELLWGFLGALRAEGLAVSPARTEDFFRALAVSAPRDAVALYWRARLTLVDDVGLIPAFDAVFGSWMLREEPADPAGHGSTGVPAPRGQDTGEPPVDEAVLGGGARAGADTVTRTRAFGATGDRARLLRALEAEWPRALPTTRSRRRRLSRSRGTLALRATARLARRTGGEIVYLRREVRPPRNRPVLLLVDVSGSVKQHTPDLLRLAHTAVRAEGRAEVFTFGTRLTRVTTALAHPDTGRSLAAVAHAVSDVDGGTAIGGALDEFVANPRFLSLARGAVVIVVSDGLERGDCDLMLRRARRLSLLGHRLLWWSPLACSPGYRPVTRGIAGVLPWLDHLGGVGDLPTALAELRHLPGVRARPRREALRDWRPAHPGRYR
- a CDS encoding GNAT family N-acetyltransferase, translated to MPDKGVIDVVEIRTYTEADRQRMRALFARAGEGSPTESLWGHVESEAAIYLHPYLDLEPDSVLLAVGDDGELTGYLTGCLDTARFPSESKRMERAIKEYRLVFKRSTAKFFATAAFDGITGLVRRQPGAGELSDPRWPAHLHINVQPDARGTGAADGLMNTWLQKLRETGSAGCHLQTLCENTRAVRFFERMGFVKHGPTPLVPGIRYRGRRLHQQTMVWNP
- a CDS encoding EthD family reductase, with protein sequence MLKVMSLLKRADGLSKEDFARWVVEEHVEFARKLPGLRKYTVSVSEGEDAAFDSVNALYFDDEPARAAAFGSEHGKAAAADAAAHTSRRVHLLTTEYEQL
- a CDS encoding MFS transporter — protein: MDSTPPSRASARQWSALAVLLLPALLTSMDISVLFVAAPAITEALEPSATQWLWMMDSYGFVMAGLLITMGSLGDRVGRRKVLLVGSVLFGAASALVAFASSAELLIAGRVLLGIGAATLAPSTLSLVRDLFPDERQRRVAVGAWTTAFTGGAVAGPIVGGILLENFWWGSVFLINIPVMLMLLLVVPFLVPESARSSHAGFDLAGAATSLVAILALVFAVKNLTEHGLDATTVAVGVLGVLFLVVFLRGQRSATAPLIDVSLFRDAAFTAAVGSGLVVSFAAAGLGLLAFTFLQTVHDLGPLAAALHALPTFAGTFAGAVLGAGLAGKVRPGVLLCTGLLIGAAGFCVVGSLSPTTPVVVFIAGYTVLTLGVGIVGTLANSLVLGTAPAHRAGAAAGISETSNELGAALGIAALGTVSATVYKNGVGQELSFLPPEATETVTATVQAADVLAEPEAADVRSLAFDAFTSGVNVAAFSAAGVLAVVAVLAALALRRTKVPAGHSR
- a CDS encoding TetR/AcrR family transcriptional regulator: MPRPRVHDLSCLLDTTERLVADVGADRVTVRELASAAGVPNGTIYHAFGSLGAVLARTWLRAANDFLDLQRELADRAKTGAEDPSAAVVAAALAPAEFAERRSAAARMLLTVERDRLLGPRLPAELADELIGIDARLVSLLVGLSETVWNRRDGAAVEVMTTCVVDLPSALLRGALTGAETRPVPQRLRERLAAAVRAVLTVPPPPLPRRPATTRKQPTTKD
- a CDS encoding amidohydrolase family protein, with the protein product MTAEEPQGGFEKIDAHHHLWRKADLPWLSGPMVPRIFGPYEPIRRDYLAGEYIAEAGACGIGRSVYVQANWPPARSVEEVEWLRDVHAEWGWPSAVVGSADLFDAEAGEVLRRQAATTPLMRGTRLQLHWHDRPEFRFASGPDRMADPVFLRNIGLLSEWDWVFELQVFAPQMRAAARFAARFPGTTFVLVHAGMPTGTGEATVAEWESGLSLLAEVPNVVVKLTGQGTFVHRVDPDLIDLVTDTCLRLFGAGRCLWGTNFPVEKIWTSLPPLVAAWERSLSRYPEETRRAVFAETARRVYRL
- a CDS encoding TetR/AcrR family transcriptional regulator — protein: MSQRDDLLAGAKRCLVEKGYGNTTARDIAAASGAHLASIGYHFGSKDNLMSTALIEATSEWGDKVESAARAAEPEDPAGRLEAVLGQLLAAIPGDRDLLVANIQAIAQSEFDEHMHDSMAAGFDDAWTSFASILLDVPREDVTEEQKHTAGAAVHALVMGYTVQALVRPEATPGGPDIVAGLRALLGAR
- a CDS encoding xanthine dehydrogenase family protein molybdopterin-binding subunit, with the translated sequence MAILTGRGYAAVNYPTGMNLGGDPSQALIHSTTTGTFVLSLSSVDLGQGLKTVVAQCAAETLGLPFENILVDTADTDTGPHCMGTFASRGTHRVGNAVIMAATEAREAMLAVAAEELEVDAADLDTDGTGYIAVKGAAEKRIHITDLAMAAHFTHGRTLSGRGIYLKEKSEPVPETGEMDPDSCQAHACTVAVVGVDDETGVVEVLEMYNTYEVGRALNPALATQQVEGGAWMGISHALFETTEPYYPSRAHGPRDFAEYLMPGAADIPVQHSVFLERPSDNGPFGAKGIGEMTANAPIPAIANAIFDACGVRLTSMPFTPERVLRGIDALRNRSEPDER